The genomic stretch CGTCGGCGGTCAGGAGGGGTTTGCGCGGGCCCAGCGGGTCCCAGGCGTTGTCGCCGCCGAGCCTGCCGGGCAGGACGAAGAGCGTGGCGCCGCAGCCGTGGCGGCGCAGCACCGGCAGGGCGTGGTCGAGGAAGTCGGCGTAGCCGTCGTCGAAGGTGAGCCCGACCAGACCGCGCCCCTCGCCCCGGGCGCGGGCGGCGAGCAGTTCGGCCATGGACACGCCCCTGAGGCCACGGCGGCGCAGCCGGCCGAGCTGATCGTCGAGGCGCTCGGGGGTGACGGTGATCCGGTAGGGGTCGTCCGAGCAGTCACCCACGGAGTGGTACATCGCCACCCACGGGACCGGACCTGGGCGGGGCCCGGGGCGCGGGCCGGTGTCAACGGAAACGGACATGGCGGAGCCTTTGCGTGACGGTGCGTACGGAGTGCAGTGCGGGGGCCAGGCCCTGGGCGTTCATGAGCAGGCCGAGCAGGAGGAACACGCCGGTGACGGTGGCCGCACCGGCGGCGAGACCGGACAAGGGAGTGTCGAGGCGGGCGGCGACCAGGGAACCGGCCACCGTCGCGAGCGCCGCGGCCCGGACCGGCTTGCTCAGTTCGTGCAGCACCCGCCGGGTGTGCACCGGGACCGCGCGGCGGCGCATCCCGGCGAGGAGCAGGACGGCGGTGACGGTGATGCCGGCGGCGTTGGCGGCGGCGATGCCGTGCACGCCCCAGGGGCGTACCGTCGCCACGCCGATCCAGGTGGTGGCGATGATGCCGACGGCCATCGTGGCGATCGGGTACCAGGTGGGGCGGCCCGCCGAGAAGTAGGAGCGGATCAGCGCGCCGACCAGGGTCTGGCCGAGCAGCCCGAGGGCGTAGACGCGCATCACTCCGGCCGTGGCGGCGGTGTCCCGCTCGGTGAACGCGCCGCGCTGGAAGAGCAGTTCGATGATCTGCGGGGCGCAGGCGATGACCGTGGCGGCGCCGAGCAGCACCACGCAGGCGGCCATCGCCAGATCGCGCTCCACGCGGGCGCGGGCCAGGTCGGTGTCGCCCTCGGCCATCGCGCGCGCCACCATCGGGAAGGTGACCGTGCACAGCATCAGCGAGAGCGTCATGGGGATCTGGGCGACCTTCTGCGCGTAGTTCAGATGCGAGATGGAGCCGGCGGGCAGCCCGGAGGCGAGGAACCGCTCGATGAGGACCTGGGACTGCCGGCACAGCGCGAACAGCAGCACGGTCACGACGAGCGCGAGGGTCACGGCCTGTCCGTCGGCGGGGGCCGAGTCCTCCTGAGCCGCAGCCGCCTTGCGGCGCAACCGCCCGAGCACGGACGGCAGTTGGACGGCAACCATCAGGGCGCCGCCCACCGCCACGCCCACCGCCGCCGACCGCACCCCCCAGTGCCCGCCGAGGACGAACATCGTCGTGATGATGCCGGTGTTGTACGCCACGTAGATCGCGGCCGGTACCAGGAAGCGCCGGTGGGCCCGCAGGACCGCGCTGAAGTACCCGGCGAGCCCGAAGCTCAGTACGCAGGTCGCGGTCAGCCGGGTGCAGTCGACGGCGAGGGCGGGGTCGGGCAGGCCGGGCGCGAGGGCCTCGACCAGGTAGGGGGCGGTGCCGACGGCCAGTGCGGCGGCGCCGATCAGGGTGAGGGCCAGCTTGGGCAGCGTGGTGGCGACCAGCGCGCGCACCGGGTCACCGGGGGCGCCCTGGGCGCGGCGGGCCAGCGCCAGGCTGAACGCAGGGACCAGCGCGAAGGCGAGGCCGTCCTCGATCAGCAGGGTCGAGGCGAACTCCGGCACGGTCCACGCGACGAGGAAGGCGTCCGTCTCGCTCCCCGCCCCGAACAGCCGGGCCAGCGCCTGGTCACGGGCCAGCCCCAGCAGGGCGCCGGCGATCGACAGCACCGCGGTGACGAGGGTGGCGCGGGCCAGGAACTTCCGGGAGACAGGGGCGAGTTCTCTACGGTGCCGGCCCCGGCCGCGGTCACCGGAGTGCGCCGAAGGCAGCGTCGCCGAGCCGTCGGCGCCGGTCCGTGGAGGCGTCACCGTCATCGGGGCGTGGCCTCCCCGGGGCTCGGGGCAAGCGCCCACCACGCCACGAGGCCCAGGCAGACCGCGGTCAGCACGGTCGAGGGGCCGCCGATGTCGGCGTAGGCGAAGTCCGTGAGCTGCCACACCAGCAGCCCGCAGGCGACGAGCCCGCAGTCCTCAAGACCCAGCCCCTTCTGCCGCACCCGGACGAGTCGGCGCACTCCGCACACCAGCAGCGCCAGCCAGCCGCCCGCGAGTGCCAGCAGGCCGATCAGGCCCTGTTCGGCGAGGACGAGCAGATACATGTTGTGCGGGGAGAGCAGTGGCTGCCGGACGAACGCCGCTCCGGCGCCCTCGGTGTCGCTGCCGGCGGACAGGGCGAGCGAGGCGTGTGCGTCCCGGTGCTCGGGGAAGCCCTTCAACCCCACGCCGGTCAGCGGCTGTTCGCGCCACATGCCGAGGGCGGCGGCCCACATGCTGTACCGGTCGGTGACGGACTGGTCGGGTGCGGCGGTGACCTGGGTGATGCTGCTGATCCGCTCCT from Streptomyces davaonensis JCM 4913 encodes the following:
- a CDS encoding polysaccharide deacetylase family protein is translated as MSVSVDTGPRPGPRPGPVPWVAMYHSVGDCSDDPYRITVTPERLDDQLGRLRRRGLRGVSMAELLAARARGEGRGLVGLTFDDGYADFLDHALPVLRRHGCGATLFVLPGRLGGDNAWDPLGPRKPLLTADGIRHAAAAGVEIGSHGLTHADLTKADDDLLHAETARSRAVLSDLISAPVNGFCYPYGTVDARAVAAVRAAGYTYACAIDPGPLTSPHALPRVHVGQNDTAVRLYLKHRLHRLRRRPVAGLR
- the murJ gene encoding murein biosynthesis integral membrane protein MurJ; its protein translation is MTVTPPRTGADGSATLPSAHSGDRGRGRHRRELAPVSRKFLARATLVTAVLSIAGALLGLARDQALARLFGAGSETDAFLVAWTVPEFASTLLIEDGLAFALVPAFSLALARRAQGAPGDPVRALVATTLPKLALTLIGAAALAVGTAPYLVEALAPGLPDPALAVDCTRLTATCVLSFGLAGYFSAVLRAHRRFLVPAAIYVAYNTGIITTMFVLGGHWGVRSAAVGVAVGGALMVAVQLPSVLGRLRRKAAAAQEDSAPADGQAVTLALVVTVLLFALCRQSQVLIERFLASGLPAGSISHLNYAQKVAQIPMTLSLMLCTVTFPMVARAMAEGDTDLARARVERDLAMAACVVLLGAATVIACAPQIIELLFQRGAFTERDTAATAGVMRVYALGLLGQTLVGALIRSYFSAGRPTWYPIATMAVGIIATTWIGVATVRPWGVHGIAAANAAGITVTAVLLLAGMRRRAVPVHTRRVLHELSKPVRAAALATVAGSLVAARLDTPLSGLAAGAATVTGVFLLLGLLMNAQGLAPALHSVRTVTQRLRHVRFR